aacGGGTCTCGTGTCATGTTGATGAAGCACTCTACATTAGGATTAGTTTCAGTTTGGCTTTAAACCTCTATTGAGCCTGTTTCCTTGATGGCTTTGGTGACCATTGATGAGATAAAAGCGCAAATGCActgtattaaaatttgtgattctctctctttctgcagaTCGCTGAGGCCTTTGTCCTTCATGAAGACTGTATCCTTGAGACCCTTTTAGTGTGTttgcagacctgccaacctgtacgcattttgcgtagcagggcaatttgacatcaaaatacgctggtacgctccacctcattaaactactcaaaaagctgcagacatctgtgagtgctgttagaaatgttgACGTGCAATACTCATGCCTGACAACACGATGCAGCAGTGTGgtggtgcaatttcaaccaatcatcatagagtagcggagaataacgagtctgccgaacccttgttggcccgctctctcctgtcctctgcctccctccgcctctctccaCGTTCCCCGTGCCCCCACCCGCAGCAGCTGGCGGTTAAAACGGTaaaagtgtgtgcgtgtgtgtgtgcgtgcatgtgtgtgtgcgtgagtgagTGTATGCGtgagtgtacgtgtgtgtcttttggcaaatacGTACTGTTAATAACGCTACTTTCACGTTGAAAATACGATGTCATATCGGGGAAATAAGCACTGAGAGTTTTTTTCCTATCGACATGAGCGCGAgctgcgtgcgtgcgtgtgtgacATTAAGTGGTACTCAAAATATTtcgccaaggttggcaggtctgtgtttgtgtctgtctctggTGGGGGacggcttttattttaattgtatgAATTGTGTCATATACAtatctcctgtctgctgctcgcctgcatgtttcttttctttggctATCCACTGCTTATCTATATTTTTTATGGTGCAGTACATGACAGTTACAGTGGATGCTTTAATGCCTCATGAGAGGTAGAACAGACAGAGGAGAATTGGTgaaaatagaagagaaaatACTTAACAGTAAGAGAAAAATAAGCAAAGAATAGATAATCTGAACACGTAGAAGGGTAAGTACAGAGTgggaaacagagagaagaatgCTGTAGTAGTATCTGCACTGACTTTTACAGAATGCCCAGAGGCTCACAaggtagagagacagacaggaagacagacaggaagactgGCACTCAGATTAAAACTCCAATCTGCTTTGATGACATGACAGGAAGGAACCCTCCAGTGTGTTGCCAAAATAATAAACTTGTCAGACCGAAATAAGATTatggcatttaaagataatttatgAGTAGATTCTAAAATAATACTAATCAAAAGTCAAATTGATGAGGTAATTTATTTGATTGATTCAAAGTATTGTGGAGACCATTGATCTCtgtttttaaatagaaatgtgGATTGTGTTTGTAACATGcatagacattgttaatgttttaCAGACACTCACAGTCAGAAAAACTCCAATACAAATGCACTCAAAAACTTATGCTCAATGAAGATAAAGCATGAAACAGAGTAGGAGGAAGAGACGAGGGTGCGTGAAAGAGAGGCAGAAAGACAGGAGAGTAAGCTTGAGATTTAATCAGAGGATAGAGGCAGTGGGAGGGAAGAATTGAAAGagtcaaagaggagggaaagcTAGCTTAGCTACGTCATGCATGTATAGAGGGTTagtttgagagagagagagagaaagcattGAGCCATTTCAAAGAAGGATTGTGTTTTGGCTGCTCATATCCATAAACATGAGACTGCATCCTGGAGCGCTATCCCCCCTCTATCTCTTCTGGCCTTTACTCTCCTCCActcactctgtctctctttcatttttttcagtctcGCTCTTTTTCTTCCCTCTACCTCTGTCAGCTTTAATGGTTTGTGAGCAGAAAACCAAGAGAATTTTAGAGTTGATACTGTTTATACATTTCTAAAGCAAACAGTgcattgtttgtgtgtattcatTTATGCATTTCTTAACCCGTTGGTGTTCAGACCAGAGAGCATTATGGTGTGTCCAATTAGAGAGAGACTATCACCAGAGAGTACTGGACAACCTGAATGCACTTCAAGAGCAGTGgggtaaaacacattttctttgacagtGTAACTAAATGCTTTAATATTTGTTATACACAGATGACAAACATTTAtagtatttctttttctttttaaactctTACCCAGCAGGGAATAAACTGCAGCAATGCAGTATACATCATTATTTGGATGCACACGCAAAGGCTTAGAGACTGCTATTTTACTGATATTACCTTTAAGTGCCCACATACGCTACTGTCAAGcataaaatgactccacagtaTGACTGCAGTCTCTCAGAGGAGACACAGTCTGTAGCCACACTGGTTGTCTactgaaatgtaataaaatatgtttaatgTAGTTTTGGTGATCATATTATGCAAATGCCATCAATTGACATTTAGGATTATGGACTGCATTTGTATCTCTAACAGGCTTTCTCACAAGTAGAACCATGCTCCTCTAACTGTATCTCTTTCTCTTCCCATCATAGAGAGTCAGTGTAGAGGGTCGTCTTCTGACCTGGCAACCCAACATCTGGATGCTCTGAAACACATCTGCCAGACGCACAGTCGGTcagtttgcgtgtgtgtgtgtgactcttGTGcctaaaaaacaggaaaatgagGGCTTTATAGAATTATTGACCAAAACCCAAGAAATCCCAAGATTAACTTGGACCCTTTGGGCACGCACTTTGCAaaagtggaaagaaaaaatttttaaatcaaaattttaaagacatacattttgtgtgtgtgcgtacatgTGCATGCTGTTCGGTAAAGGGGGAAATGTGTCGTGTTGTGGGGTATGCTCATTCAGGGACCACTAATTAGTCAAGTGAAGTCCATCTtggcattttttaatatttaataggaATTCCTCAGTATCTTATCTGGCAGACACACAGCTTTTTGCATCATGTACACCTGGACATTCTGCAAACTCAGTCAGATGATATGcatgtacctgtgtgtgtgtgtctgaccgTGCGCTTGTATATCTGGGAGTGTGATGAGCACTGCAGTGATAGTTAAAGCATATGGCTCttggctgcttctgctgctgcactttCAGACATTTGAGCCATCACACTCCTAGGGTTTCACtttgctacacacacacacacacacacacacacacacacacacacacacacacacacacacacacacacacacacacacacacacacacacacacacacacacacacacacacacggaaagAGAGAGACTCACTCACAGACTACTTGTAATAGCCAGGGAAATGTGTTCAGGCTAATATTAGATTGGGAGAGTAGAGAAGGGTCAAACATCTTTTGCGTCTTCATTTACTAAAACCAAGAAGCGGCCTTCGGCACTCTCACCTTCtcactctgtctgtctttctgtctttcttccgTTTGTAGACCAAGGATTAGAGATGCTGAGGTAAGACATTTGTCACTTTTGTCGTGTGCCTATGACAAAAAGAGAATGTGTATATATGTTAGATGACGGAGAAACACTGTTAAGGTTGTTAATCACTCATATCGTGCTtatacacgtggacaaaattgttggtacccctcagttaaagaaggaaaaacccacaattctcactgaaatctcttgaaactcacaaaagtaacaataaataaaaatttattgaaaattaaataatcaaaatcagccatcacttttgaattgttgattaacataattatttaaaaaaacaaactaatgaaatagggctggacaaaaatgatggtacccataacttaatattttgttgcacaaccttttgaggcaatcactgcaattaaacgatttctgtatttgtcaatgagcgttctgcagctgtcaacaggtattttggcccactcctcatgagcaaacagctccagttgtctcaggtttgatgggtgtcttctccaaatggcatgtttcagctccttccacatatgttcaatgggattcagatctgggctcatagaaggccactttagaatagtccaacgcttttctctcagccattcttgggtgtttttggctgtgtgttttggatggttgtcctgttggaagacccatgacctgcgactgagaccaagctttctgacactaggcagcacatttctctccagaatgccttgatagtcttcagatttcatcgtaccttgcacactttcaagacaccctgtgccagatgcagcaaagcagccccaaaacattactgagcctcctccatgtttcaccgtagggacagtgttcttttcttcgtatgcttggtttttgagtctatgaacatagagttgatgtgccttaccaaaaagctccagtttggtctcatctgtccaaaggacattctcccagaagctttgtggcttgtcaacatgcatttttgcaaattccagtctggcttttttatgagtttttttcagcagtggtgtcctccttggtcgtctcccatgaagtccactttggctcaaacaacgacgaatggtgcgatctgacactgatgtaccttggccttggagttcacctttaatttctttggaggttgctctgggctctttggatacaattccaacgatccgtctcttcaatttgtcatcaattttcctcttgcggccacgtccagggaggttggctactgtcccgtgggtcttgaacttctgaataatatgagccactgttgtcacaggaacttcaagctgattagagatggtcttatagcctttacctttaagatgtttgtctatcattttttttcggatgtcctgggacaattctctccttcgctttctgttgtccatgttcagtgtggtacacaccttttcaccgaacagcagggtgactacttgtctccctttaaataggcagactgactgattatgagtttggaaacacctgtgatgtcaattaaatgacacacctgagttaatcatgtcactctggtcaaatagttttcaatcttttatagaggtaccatcatttttgtccaggcctgtttcattagtttgtttttttaaataattatgttaatcaacaattcaaaagtaatggctgtttttgattatttaattttcaataaatttttatttattgttagttttgtgagtttcaagtgatttcagtgagaattgtgggtttttccttctttaactgaggggtaccaacaattttgtccacgtgtgtatgttacATGTCAAATATCAACTTTGGGTATTCATGATGTTCACTAAATTACCCTTCTTCAAGTTCTACAGTAACATTTAACTTGCACATTATTCAACCATATTGCACTCGTAAATGGGGTGGTGTAGCACTTCAgatatttatttgtgtgtttatttgtgtgtacaGTCTGAATCTCTGGACTTTTTGAGACCTAAATTTGAAGAAGGTGGTGCACAGCCCTCATGCATCTCAGGTAAGTATGAACTAGGTGGTCATTCTGTAATTTGTTTGTAGTATTTCGACTAAGGCACGCAGCACCACTGGTATGTTGCTGAAAGCTGTTTGACTCAGATTTTAATCTGTTGAGGTGAAATGTTTTTCTGATAAGACAGTAGGACAAAGTTTATTGCAGATTCATTGTAGTTGTATTCCATAGTTTGCTTGTATGTTTCAAAAGGTGCAGTCTTCTGTTTATCTGATCAGACCAGAGGTGGAAGGTGTGAAATACATCCCCTCAGTGGTTTTGGTATATCATACTGTTAAAGACAGcaattggtcaaagtgacagaGTAATTTTACTTGCAAAACTATGCTTATGCCCACACACTTAGCAATGTGATGGACGGCAGGATAAAGTCTTTATTATCAGATCATGAAAACCTGTTTAATTCACCAACTGCACACTGCTGGTACTCTCCAGTCCTAACATAGAGGCAGTGCAATCAGCAGTCTCActtaaagacagacaaaaatgtgttttgtcaacaaaaacgCTCTGTAACTGCTTTGGTATGTTTCTGTATATTTACAAAGGCAGCATCAAAATTCACTTTAAAATGGTAACTTGACAAATTTACTGTCGTTTTTTGGGTTTTGCTTTAGTGGATTTCTGTGGTTTGCTCTTTGCATTTGGCACATTTAAGAAGTTTGTtatacaatgtagaaaataagagcactttcaaaatatatttatatgcaggacagtggtgtttttttctggttgGTACTTAGTATGTTAATAAACTACTGTACACACACAAGTTGCTGGCCGTGGAAAATCAGATTAATATATTCTTTTTCTGTGCTCCTTTGTCCAGCTCATCAGGTTGAAAGAGGGATGGAGCAAAGAGCTGAAGACTCCTCTTGTCCAGTCATACCCTCCATTAATTTACCTGATAGGCTCAGTTCCTCTGAGATCTCAGAAAAGGCCAGGGAAGACCCAGACAGTTTCCATGgatcccagctgactgacaAGCGAGGCAacgacagagagggaggagaggcaGAAGGGGAGGTGGGATTCACCATTTCAGTCCTAGAAAATGGACTGCACCCCTCTACTGCTAGAGGAATGGATCAGTCCAACCCTGCAGAGCAGCAGGGAGAAGATTTAGGTCCTGCACAGGAAAAGGAGGCaaaaaaggaagaggaggagacggACGTAGAGGAGGCAGTAGAAGCTTTAGAGATGGAAGATGAtggtgaggaagaagaggaggaggagaagatgaaaGAAAGAGGCTCTCATTTTTCTCAGAAAGCTGTCCCAGTGGAGACTCTGGTCAGTGGGGCAGAGTTTGAGGCACAACCGCTGCACCAGGATGCTTTAGCTCCGGAGACGCTACATGAGGATAGCCAGGTATCATATATCATATTTTTGGACCGCATAAGTTGCTCTAAATTTAGCTTTGAAGATACTTTACCAGAAAATATACAACATAATCATGATCTTTCAACCTTATCTGTGAATTCTGagtctgatttattttctgaaatcaCTTGACTTATTTCACCAGTATcaagtatctttttttttcttctgttgatGACATATGCATTGCTTCGATAGCTTACGGTGTCTGGGTCTTTTTTTATCCAGGGAACAAttacaaacaacaacagcaaagttATTTTGCATAAGATTTGAAGGCTTCAGTCAGAGCACTTTTACAGCAGTCCATTACAGAGCAGAGGGACAAAATAGATTACTGTTTCCATAGCTATATGGTGATAAGCAAGTTATGGCTGTATTCCATTATCGCTGCAGGAGAGCACTAAAACCTGCCTCCACCAGGAGACACACCTTCCTCAAGAGACTCATATGAAGCAGGAAGAAcacgtggaggaggaggaggaagaggaggaagaagaacaggaggaagaggaggaggaggaggaggagtatgAAGTAAGCCAAGCTGACATCATTAGAGAAGCTCCTTCTTTGGACGACATGGCAAAACTCATCACTGTAGAGGAGGTATGTATTCTGTGATACCTTTCTCAGTATGGAGAACAACCTTGCCAGACTGCTTGTTTGTGATTAGTTGAATAATGTTGATTTCATTTGTTGGGTATTTATCTGTGTTTGTTCAGACATTTGTATGAACGCTGGTTTGCATTCAGACTAACATATactcataaaaaagaaaaaaaatgacataccTGTAAACTCTGAACATGTTTACTTTTAAAGCTTATAATTGACAGTTTGATCACTATTTTAAGTTCTCTGTCTGTATCTACCCATCTAGGTGCTCTATAATGGAGAGCAAGTTGCTGTGCTGAAGCAGCCCTAATGACATTAGCTAACCATTACTGTGATACCCACTatggattttgttttgtggatATAAAAGCCAATTTGACATTTAACTCTTCCATAATGAGACGATACAGGATGTAGAGCTAGCCTGGGAGTTGTGGCGTAGGCACAGTAACTGTGGTAGTTTGAATTCAGAGGTAATTTTGCTCTTTGTTTTGTATCTCAGCCATGACTACTGacagtgcagaacttaaaaatgtcttaaCTCTAAGGGTGTTTTCTCaggtttgcttttatttgtttgaagGCATTTTCCTGTTGGTCCAGCACTCGTTAATAGAAATAATTTACTTAAGAAATTCAAACTGAGAAGACTGTATCTGTAGTGCTTATATGTAAACATGAAAGTTAATAATTATCTATGAGAAGTCAGTCGATCATTTTTACATATGTGCTTCAGCTCAGCACAGTAAAGGGTGTGACTGTAAGTCCCACCCTTTTGAATGACTTCATTATCACTACATGCTGCAATGATAACCAAAAGTATTGCTGGATGTGTCCACTACCACTTGACCAAAGTTCAGTTACCATCGTAATCTGCATTTCAAGCACTTCTGTGTAGCGCCTGCAGTTGTTCAGGATATAATTTCCATGCCCCCTGACATAGAGTAGTGGTACCTGGTACTGCTTAACAGTTAATATGTTGGATGAAGCGTTGATAGAGTGGTACAAAGTTCAGTACATTGTgctgccacctggtggacatggaTGATGAAGTGCAACTCTAAAATAATTTGTTCCAACAAAAGGCTGTCAGAATGGTGAAGATTAGCAGGTTGAATTGGATTTGATGTCCTGACCGCCTCTCTGTTTTATGCAAAACTGCTGCATGCTCCTGACTGCAAACACTTAGTACCAAAATTTATGAATTGCTTTACCAGTCCTGTCTCTTCAGTCTTCATTCGAGAAGCCAGCGATTTAGATTCAGAGGTCTCAGCAGAGTTCTGGGAAGAGGCAGTGTTGTGGGTTCGTTGCTTTTCTGTTACTCTACAGTACAGACTAATTCATTACAAAGTGATGCATAGGCtgtattactcaaaaacaacatTGAACTGCATCTTCCTGTTACTACTGTCTCAGTGTTTGAAGtgttgctcatcttttttggTTTTGCCTGACACTGCAACTTTTTCACTGCGATTTTCGAATAGCTCTCGGACTTTGAGCACAACCTGGGGACCTTCAGATGCTCTGCAGAGACTTTTAACTTCTGTCGGATGTAAAGATTGGTCTGCACCTAGGAATGGTGATAATTAAGAAACTTATTCATCTGACCTGAAAACCAACCACCAAACTTTCCACATTGTGTTGAGGAGCTGTTGTCTGTTGTTCAGAAGAAAAGACTGAGTCTACATAAATATAATGCCTAgaattgattttatttgtttatttttgtataaatTCCATTATTGTTATAATTAAAGTAgtattttaaaattgatttgATGGTATACACAAATAATGTTTATGCAGATACCTGAGTCTGTGCTGtctaacatttctttatttttactgtttttcccCCTCAGATGTCTCCTGCTTCTGGCCTGGTGTCCATATTAAAGAAACGAAGCGTTTGTGTGGACAGAGAGAGTGTGTCTGCCAGTTTAGAGCCTCAACCTGAGAAACTTACTGCCAAAAGACGCGTCCGTTTCAAAGTTCCTGATGACGGTTATGAGCATGGTatgtttgtgtggttgttaCCTACATTTGGAGATCTGTTTCTGTTCGtaaacaggaaataaataaattgcttCACTATAAGTGGAGTAATGTGTAAACCTGGAATAGACAAGCTACACTGCCTTTACAAATTCACTGCAACATTGTTCAAAACTTATTCATAAATTCTAGCAACTTCCTGAGCAAATACTAATTTGCGCCGTATCTCtttttctctgtagatgttgGCGGTGGGGACTCGTGCCTGCTTCTCTTCCTGCTTTGTCTGGTCACTGTAGTGATCAGTGTAGGTGGCACCGCCCTTTACTGCGCTTTAGGTGATGCCCAGTCTTCAGTCTGTCAGGACTTTTCCAGAAATGCAGACTTCTACATAGGGCAGATACAGCGTGGGATAGCTCAGATCCAACACTGGTTCACCCCTGGCTCATAGCAGAGAACAGTTTGTCTACAGTGTGGAGCCTCTCGTCTTTGTGTTCATCACTGTAGGCTCCTGCTACTTCCTGGGGCAATGTTTTCTAAAGGTAATGATGCCAGGAATGAAGGACAGTTGGCATTTGCAGGCCTGCTCTACTGCATTTTTAATGCTCTTGGAAAACAATTCCAGGGTTCACTCAAAGTCCTAGGTCTGATGTCTCTTTACAACACTAGTCTGTTAAGGGAAAGCAGTGCAGAGAGAGACGGACTGTAAAATGGAGCTGTGTCCATTTACTTTAACAGAAGAGGAAGAACTGACCTGCACTGCTCTTGAGCCAGACCTGATTTAATAAGTTATAAAATCTCAGCTAGGTTTAGAAATGCCTAATGTGACCAAAGTGTCACATTGAGCCAGTTAAGAGCTGCGATCTAAGTTTCACAGGTCAGTCAACCATGACTGGATACTAACTCAGTGACCCACACTGGCCTCCAAGAATACACTCCCTCTGTTAGATATAAGAACAAAGAAAGCAGCTGCAGCATGTGGAAATATaagaaaatatacatataatgTATAGTTTGTTAACTGGGGAGCACATAGATGCTCTGTCCATGCACTGCACAAATGGAAAGAGGCCCAGTGGGAATTTTACAAACTGCTGCAACCACTGGTGTTGCTTTTATTGTtaacttttttaaataacaaaagaaattttaaaatgatcaaaccATTCTGTGGTCTTGGAATGAAATCATAATGTCTTAATCATGTCTTAAACTTTTTAATGAATGTTTGGAGTTTAATAGTAAACTTTAGGGCATCTGTATATCATCAGAAGACATTGAGAGGGTTATTTTGGTATTTATACTGTAGTAATTGAGCTGCCAATAGAAAACAGTCACATCAACTATGTTGTATGGGGGAAAATAACATGTATTTAACTGCGCATCACAACCAAAATCTTTACTTATGCATTGCATTTGAAATGAGCAGTTGCTGAAGAGCTCTTTATCAGCTTTACAGCAATATTCTTTGGGTGCTTTCCCCCCTGCACACATTTGACATGAGTGTCCTGTTGCTGCTCTCTTCTGTTTAACTACTAACAGTAGGTCTGCAGTCAGCTGACATGGCTGCAGCTAGAGGCGAAATGTCTAAACTATCCATTTATGGGTTTCAATGAGCTAAATCTAACTTTGTGTAGCATATGCAACATGTACAGGAGACAGTGCACCTCTGTATATATTGTCAAAAGAATGTTAATCATGT
This genomic interval from Acanthochromis polyacanthus isolate Apoly-LR-REF ecotype Palm Island chromosome 2, KAUST_Apoly_ChrSc, whole genome shotgun sequence contains the following:
- the cnsta gene encoding consortin, whose protein sequence is MDHGGQFEREGSVMSQVRGGGVDLCDNLPSPEALTAQTRNLNETNTFTQTQSLPPSQNEEGGRCEFVQKSSLNNNGKEEEEEEQGKEGYAGRSRVEDEEEDTDEVMEEESESGCLVRCQSPDTPMTDSSFSETGSLLETPYPFSPGTSPEPTSPVIPVLSPETVYPISSVKLSQSDAEVDVRISSTGSGASTTESVTYTHEPSFTTGPIDSTSQTLTSGTWPTSPAGPTSITEDTDRIAKKTNSATEQLTSFSEPVFSSGPRCTSGSASSYAETFALTATTETPTFTTGPTTTGTESSSTTGPVSPNLEHITSLPVTTCFSVSTCAAGPIPSQALLESLEQLAQKGDDARLPHYLHQIAEAFVLHEDYQRALWCVQLERDYHQRVLDNLNALQEQWESQCRGSSSDLATQHLDALKHICQTHSRPRIRDAESESLDFLRPKFEEGGAQPSCISAHQVERGMEQRAEDSSCPVIPSINLPDRLSSSEISEKAREDPDSFHGSQLTDKRGNDREGGEAEGEVGFTISVLENGLHPSTARGMDQSNPAEQQGEDLGPAQEKEAKKEEEETDVEEAVEALEMEDDGEEEEEEEKMKERGSHFSQKAVPVETLVSGAEFEAQPLHQDALAPETLHEDSQESTKTCLHQETHLPQETHMKQEEHVEEEEEEEEEEQEEEEEEEEEYEVSQADIIREAPSLDDMAKLITVEEMSPASGLVSILKKRSVCVDRESVSASLEPQPEKLTAKRRVRFKVPDDGYEHDVGGGDSCLLLFLLCLVTVVISVGGTALYCALGDAQSSVCQDFSRNADFYIGQIQRGIAQIQHWFTPGS